TCAAAAGAGGGTTAAGAGAATGAGACCGAGGGGGATAAGGCCTATGAAGCAGGATGAGTTTTTAGAAACTATGGGTAGATTGAGTTTAATAGATGAAGAGATTAAGAAGGAGAAAGAGTTATTTGAGATTAAAATCAAATCCTTGAAATTAGAAAAGGAATATCTTAGGAATAGGTTTAGGGAGGATAAGGGGGAATAAAAATAGCGAGGTAAATATTTTTTACCTCGCTATGTTACAGCAGTTTCAAATTTTGACTTATAATCCAAGAGGGGCTAAGCGGTTTCGCGCAACATCTTGATGAATTAGGTCGGGGAGAACAATGCCGCCTAAAATTGTGTATTTAGATGCGCAATCTTTCATGGTTTGCATGTCGCACTGGTCAAAAAGATAGATGCTTTGCTTGCCATAGTTTGTCGCTTCTTCTATATTTTTTTTATCAAGATAGATTTTAGCCAAGACATAGGCAACTTCCGCGGCTCTTCGTTTGTCAGATTGTTTGATTTCTTTAAACAATTTTTCTAAGTCATCTAGTGACATTTCCGATGCGGGCGCGTCTTTGCTTGTAATGTATTCTTTGAATTTCATCAGAGCAATTTTGCGCATGGAGATATTGTTTTTTTCATCGGCAGTCATTTCCGCGTAGGTTTTGTTTTGACCTTCGGGAATAAAGATTGGGTCATAACCAAAACCTCCATCGCCTTTGAGTTCTGTTGGAATTGTTCCGTTGACGACACCAACGAAAGTTTGAACACCGTTAGCGTCCGCGTAAGCGATACAAGTAGAAACAGAGGCCTTCCTGTTTGTTTTGTCAGTGATGAGATCTAAAACGCCTTGCGGGCCTAATGAATCCAAAAACCAAACAATTAAAGCGCCGGGCAAATTGTTCAATGCCTCAATGCTCATTCCTGTGTCATCCACAATCACTGGCTGTCGCAAGATTTCGTAAGCGGCCATTGCTTTTTTCTTGGCGACTTCTTCTACTGAAAGTGATTGAATTTCGGAAAGTTCCAATTTTTTGGCTTCCATATTTAAGCCAGTAATGGCTGAAATTTCATCGGCTTTGCCTTGATTTCCAGTAATAACTAAAATTTTCTTCATTTTGTCTTCTCCTTTTTTCATAATGGTTTGATTATAGTATACTTTTTCTATTTTCCCAATAGGCCTTTGCTTTTTTATGCGACAAGGCGCGCGCCTTTTGAATCGGGAAAGGAAAACATGTTTTTCCGGCAATATTACAAATTACTCTTAAAGATGTCTCCATATCGATATTATGACCAGGAGAAACATAGCAAGCGTTGCAGTTTGCGCCCAACGAAAGAGCGTATCCAATTACAGTTTTGTTTTTCGGATGAAAAATCTTTGTATGAGCAAATCGTTGTTTTGGAGGATTTACATATTTTCCATACAACGCATTTTTTGTTACTCCGATGGATGGTTTGTTGTAAAGCGCGCCTATGTGCGATGCGAGACCAAAACTTCTCTGGTGCGCTATGCCTTGACCGTCAAATAGCAACAAATCTGCTTGGTTAATAATTTTGTCCAAAATAGAGCATATTGCGGGACCAACCCTATAAGCCAGTAAACCAGGCACATACGAAAAATCAACTTCAATATCGGCCTGTATAATCTTATTTGAGCATTTTCCATCTTTATTAAAGAAGATTGCTGTAGCAAAAGCTCTTTTTGTATTTTCCTCATAAGCTGAGCCAATTGCAATTCCGCGATTAAATTTTGGCAAATTCAATAGAGTGTTTTTCAGATTAAGAAGATTATAAAGAGATTGTTGTTCTTGCTTCGCTTCTTTTCTGTCTGTTGTCCAAGAAAAACTAGCCATTTTTACCCTCCTAAAATATTTTTTAGATTGGTTAGCGTTGCCTTAAAATCATTATTTTCAATGCGGTAATATTTTACAATATTTTCACCGATATGACCAGATTTTTGAAAGGCCCTTGATATTTCTCCACTATAACGAGTGGAATATACATCGTTTGAGCGTAAATCATTATAGCAGTCCAAAGGAATAAGTTCTCTGTCGCGCGATT
The sequence above is a segment of the Patescibacteria group bacterium genome. Coding sequences within it:
- a CDS encoding endonuclease V, translating into MASFSWTTDRKEAKQEQQSLYNLLNLKNTLLNLPKFNRGIAIGSAYEENTKRAFATAIFFNKDGKCSNKIIQADIEVDFSYVPGLLAYRVGPAICSILDKIINQADLLLFDGQGIAHQRSFGLASHIGALYNKPSIGVTKNALYGKYVNPPKQRFAHTKIFHPKNKTVIGYALSLGANCNACYVSPGHNIDMETSLRVICNIAGKTCFPFPIQKARALSHKKAKAYWENRKSIL
- the rdgB gene encoding RdgB/HAM1 family non-canonical purine NTP pyrophosphatase; this encodes MKKILVITGNQGKADEISAITGLNMEAKKLELSEIQSLSVEEVAKKKAMAAYEILRQPVIVDDTGMSIEALNNLPGALIVWFLDSLGPQGVLDLITDKTNRKASVSTCIAYADANGVQTFVGVVNGTIPTELKGDGGFGYDPIFIPEGQNKTYAEMTADEKNNISMRKIALMKFKEYITSKDAPASEMSLDDLEKLFKEIKQSDKRRAAEVAYVLAKIYLDKKNIEEATNYGKQSIYLFDQCDMQTMKDCASKYTILGGIVLPDLIHQDVARNRLAPLGL